The Thalassophryne amazonica chromosome 13, fThaAma1.1, whole genome shotgun sequence genome window below encodes:
- the cdc42ep3 gene encoding cdc42 effector protein 3, translating into MPAKAPIYLKPTNNKKGKKCRLRDILSPDMISPPLGDFRHTIHIGRGGQRDAFGDMSFLQGKYELLPGKADVHSQLGIPTEFLRANSTSDASFVETPSPVLKNAISLPSIGGSQALTLPMISSTGFSKPPEPLEDIVGPTAPLKPNAVEEVEILQMDALLRSMDVFSNEPSSPSPHVQSKPDVLLDLMENKEESMSKAVAKVNKMNRSENKYDKLSSYWSIGHSSGIYKANGSLNSNTSSDSFGSFNRKGDLKKEMCNGSGNLSGNCNGYGYFNNDITLGLNEELSKCNGEWVDRDSGVEEGRMCDFEFEFSKQKSTSQDSLTQITGSLLSLELDLGPSILDDVLNIMDRPTAKSRP; encoded by the coding sequence ATGCCAGCGAAGGCACCCATTTACCTGAAACCCACTAATAATAAGAAGGGCAAAAAGTGCCGTCTGAGAGATATTTTGTCCCCAGACATGATCAGTCCCCCCCTTGGAGACTTTCGTCACACCATCCATATtggcaggggtgggcagcgagatGCCTTTGGAGATATGTCCTTCCTCCAAGGAAAGTATGAGCTCCTACCGGGGAAGGCAGATGTCCACTCTCAGTTGGGCATCCCAACTGAGTTTCTGAGAGCAAACAGCACCTCTGATGCTTCCTTTGTTGAGACTCCATCGCCAGTTCTCAAGAATGCCATCTCCCTCCCATCTATTGGTGGCAGccaggcactcacccttcccatgATCTCATCTACTGGGTTCTCCAAGCCACCAGAGCCACTGGAGGACATAGTAGGCCCAACAGCACCCTTGAAACCTAATGCTGTTGAGGAAGTGGAAATCCTGCAAATGGATGCTCTTTTGCGCTCCATGGATGTCTTCAGCAATGAGCCTTCATCTCCCTCCCCCCACGTCCAATCAAAGCCTGACGTTCTCCTGGATTTAATGGAAAATAAAGAAGAATCAATGTCTAAGGCAGTTGCTAAGGTTAACAAAATGAACAGGAGTGAAAACAAGTACGACAAACTGTCTTCGTATTGGAGTATTGGCCACAGCAGCGGCATCTACAAAGCTAACGGAAGCCTGAACAGCAACACAAGCAGCGACAGCTTTGGCAGCTTCAATCGAAAAGGAGACCTGAAGAAGGAAATGTGCAATGGCAGTGGGAATCTCAGTGGCAACTGCAATGGTTATGGATACTTTAACAATGACATTACCCTGGGCTTGAATGAGGAGCTCTCCAAATGCAATGGAGAGTGGGTGGACAGAGACAGTGGGGTGGAAGAGGGTCGCATGTGTGATTTTGAATTTGAGTTTTCCAAGCAGAAGAGTACATCACAGGATTCCCTCACCCAGATCACCGGGTCACTTCTCTCCCTTGAACTTGATCTGGGCCCTTCCATCCTGGATGATGTGCTCAACATAATGGATAGGCCCACAGCGAAGAGCAGGCCTTGA